In the bacterium SCSIO 12741 genome, AAGAGGGGTAATTTGAAGGCATCGGTAGAAGCTCCGATGAAGTAATCGGCTTCAGGAGTGAGAATCACTCCAGCACATCCCTTGCCTTCTAAAACCAAATCGGGGTCACTAATTCGGGATACTCCTAATTCTGAACCAGCCACAGAGTCGAAAGAAAAGCTTAGATCTTCGAAATGCTCCAGCCAGGGAAACGCAACGTTGGGACGGTACTTAACTACCGGGCGCTCAACAAGGGTGTTTTCCCGAATCAAAAATGTATCGTGAGAATAGGCATCGTAGAATGGGTAAGGCACTCGGGTAGCCGTTTGACCACTCCGCTTGATTCCGGCGAACATCACCAAATTGGTTTGCCCATCTTTAAGAACCGGAACTTCGGCGGGAAGTTCATAAACGCCCAATTCATCTCCAGCAGCGTAAAACCATACATCGTGAATGTTGTCAGAAGGAGATCCTTCTTTGAGGTAGTCCGTTTCTACAGTAACGTCGTTTACAGCCACATAAGCGGGCACGCCGTTTTCTTTGTTACATCCGGCAAGGGAGAATACAAGCAACAATACCAGCGCGTAGCTGGAGAAGGGAATTCGCAAGACCATGGGCATAACCAACCAGTAACGAGTGTGCGAAGATATTATTGTCAATTTGATTAGAGACAATACATCTTTACGAAGTTAGGCTTTGAAGGCCCTTAATCTTGATACAAACTGGGTGTAAGGCGCAATTTATCGAGGATCAGGTGGGCCACTTCCATGGCCTTAAATCCGTCGTGAATGGTCACCGCAGGAGTTACATTGTTGTGAATGCTTTTGGCAAAACTTTTCAGTTCTTCTTCAATGGCGTTGGTTTCCAGCGGCTTGGGCTTTTCGAAATAGATTTCTTTGAGCGGCTTGCCGTTTCCTGGGTCCACCGTTATTGATAGAGGATCCGGATCGCCTTCCACGGTTTTTATTTTCACGATTTCCACCACCTTGTCCAGAAAGTCTACGCTTACGTAGGCGTCTTTTTGGGAGAAACGTGATTTACGCATGTTTTTCAAAGAGATTCGGCTGGAAGTCAAGTTTGCCACGCAACCGTTGTCAAACTCGATTCGAGCATTGGCGATGTCTGGCGTATCGCTAATTACCGCTACACCCGAAGCACTGATGTGCTTAATGTTGGAGTTGACCATACTGAGCACGATATCAATATCGTGAATCATCAAATCCAGAATTACGGGTACATCCGTTCCTCTTGGGTTAAACTGAGCCAATCG is a window encoding:
- a CDS encoding Gfo/Idh/MocA family oxidoreductase, yielding MLKIGVLGAGHLGKIHLKLLKGIPDYELVGFFDPNLRNAIEASENFGVKRFDSIDELIDAVDVVDVVTPTLSHYDCAEKSIKKSRHVFIEKPLTNTLDEAKKLITLSEEANVKVQVGHVERFNPAFVAAEGYINNPMFIETHRLAQFNPRGTDVPVILDLMIHDIDIVLSMVNSNIKHISASGVAVISDTPDIANARIEFDNGCVANLTSSRISLKNMRKSRFSQKDAYVSVDFLDKVVEIVKIKTVEGDPDPLSITVDPGNGKPLKEIYFEKPKPLETNAIEEELKSFAKSIHNNVTPAVTIHDGFKAMEVAHLILDKLRLTPSLYQD